GGACAAGGCGATGGAATACGCGGAAAACGCAGTTTTCATGGATCTGGGAGACATGGGACGAAACACCGTTGACGGCTGTCACATAGCTTCCATGGGAGGAACATGGATGATGTTTGTGTTCGGATTCGCCGGGCTCGCCAACAGCGGGCAAAAACCCGAATTCATCCCCAATCTTCCCCAGGAAATGCTTAGGCTCAGCTTTTCCGTCTCAATCCTGGGCAATCTGATAGAGGTGGACATAAACCACTCGGAAACCAGATACACGCTTAAAAATGGAAACGGGATAGCTCTTTCCCATGCGGGAGTCGATTTTGAAATTTCACCGGAGAGCCCAACATTCGTAGCAGATACCTGAAAAACCGCCGCGGTTTTGTCCCAAAACGCGGAATCCGATACAAATGGGCTTTGAATTTGAGAAAAAGGTAGGCCTGGAAGCAGTAACAAAAACGGCAAAGGTCTGCGCAAGAATGAGCGGGAAACCTGAGTTCCGCGAAGCACTTTACAAAACGGATGGTTCCCCTGTAACTCTTGCGGATTTTTTTGTACAGGCGTTAATAAACGAAAAACTCACAGCCGCTTTTCCTGAAATTCCCATAGTCGCCGAGGAAACCTCGTTTTGTCTCGAAGGCAGTTGCGGAGAAAAACTCAGAAGACATCTTGAGAAACTTCTGCCCGAAAAAAGTCCAGACGAAATATTCCGCGCAATCGACAGGGGAAATCACGGGGATGGGAACCACGGTAGATTCTGGACCCTTGACCCGATCGACGGAACAAGAGGTCTTCTTGCGAAACGCCAGTACGCAATCGCACTCGCGCTTATTGAGGACGGTGAGGTAGTTCTCGGAATCCTGGGGTGTCCGGAACTGGGACCGGACAGGAGCAACGGCACAGGCGGAAAAAAGGGGGTTGTATTTTTCGCCGAGAAGGGACAAGGTTCCTGCCAGTTCGGGCTTTGGGGAAGTCCGCAGACCCGCATTTCGGTATCGAGTGTAGAAAAAGCCTCGGACTCCGTCATGTGCGAATCGGTTGAAGCCCCGGATTCGTCCTATGAATTTTCGGGGAAAATCGCCCGGTTTCTCGATATAAGCACAAAACCCGTAAGGATGGACAGCCAGTGTAAATACGCTGTCTTGGCAAGGGGAGATACTTCCATTTACCTTCGCCCCCCTCCGCGAAAAGATTACAAGGAGAACATATGGGACCACGCCGCAGGATACATAATCGTCAGAGAAGCCGGAGGAACCGTTACCGACTCCGCGGGCAAACCGCTTGATTTCTCCGTTGGTAAAAAACTCCTCGAGAATAAAGGAATTCTAGCAACGAATGGTGCCGTCCATGAAGCGGTCCTGCAGGCGGTTAGAAAAACCGTTTCTCGATAACATGGCCGGAAGGAAATAAAAGTTGCCCTCTATTCTGTTCCCGAAGTAGGACCAGAGTCAAGAACTCTTGATAACACAAGAATTATCAAGTGATTCGAATTAAAAAGAAGGATTGTAGGGTGTCCCGCGAATCCTAACCATCCCTATGCCCATGAGTACACCGCAATTATCACAACGGAAAGAACCACCCTGTAGATAACAAAAAGGGTAAACGATCTTGTCCTCACGTAACCGAGCAGAAACCGGATAGCGAAAAGCGCCGAGATAAAAGAAGTTGCAACTCCGAGAACGAAAGACCATCGGAACATATCCGCATACCCAAGATGCCTTATCTCAAAAACCCCGGCAGCAACTATGACAGGTATGGCCAGAAGAAATGAAAACCGCGCGGCTTCTTCTCTTTTGTAGTTTCTGAAAAGCCCTCCGGTAATTGTAACGCCCGCCCTTGAAGCTCCCGGCAGAATCGCAAAAGCTTGAGCCACACCGAAAAAAAGCGCGTCGGCGAGGTTCATGTCAGAAAGAGTCTTGCTCGCGGTCGTTTTTCTGTCGGAGATGTAAAGAAGTACCCCGAAACCAAGAAGAAAGGCGGCAACCAGAACAGGGTCGCGAAGCGCGCCCGAGGCATAGCCCTCGAACAAAAACCCGGCCGCAACAGCAGGCAGGGTAGCGATCACAAGGTAGACTCCGGTTTTTCCATGTTGGCGCCCCTCAAACGAAAAAGATCTCAAGCCACAGAGAAAATCCCGTATGATAAGCGCGAGTTCTCCCCTGAAGCAGTAAAGGATAGCAAAGAGGCTCCCTACGTGAAGCGCCACTGTGAAAGGCAGACCCTGATCCTGCCAAGAAAAAAGCCACGGAACCAGAAACAAGTGGGCTGTGCTACTTACGGGAAAAAACTCGGTTATTCCCTGTATCAGCCCGAGGACTATCGACTGCGCTATCTCCAATCTCTAACTCCCCGCAACCCCGTTTTGTAAAACACCTCTAAGGTAAAAAGCCGTGTGCGAGCCGCTTACCCCGCATATCTCCTCTGGAGTGCCACAGGCCACAAGCTCTCCTCCGTCTTCTCCTCCCCCGGGACCAAGATCAATCACATGGTCCGCACACTTTATGATGTCAAGATTATGCTCTATGACAACTACGGTGTTTCCTAAATCCACAAGCCTTTGTACTACGGAGACGAGTTTCTGTATATCGTCAAAATGAAGCCCGACCGACGGTTCGTCAAGTATGTAGAGGGTCTTTCCAGAGGCTTTTTTCCCAAGTTCCCTAGCGAGCTTTATGCGCTGCGCCTCCCCTCCGGAGAGAGTGGTTACCCGCTGCCCGAGCCTTACGTAACCGAGCCCGACTTCGTCGAGCAACCTGAGCTTCCCTGAAATCTTCGGTATGTTCTCAAAAAAATCCGCCGCCTCTTCTATGGTCATCTCAAGAACGTCCGACATGTTCTTTCCCTTGTACTTGATCGCCAGGGTCTCGTCATTGTACCTCTTTCCTCCGCACACCTCGCACGTGACGTAAACATCGGGAAGAAAGTGCATCTCGATCCTGACGGTTCCGCTTCCCCGGCACCCCGGGCAGCTTCCCTGGGAGAGGTTAAAGCTGAACCTGCCCGGCCCGTATCCCATCACCTTCGACTCGGGAAGCATTGAGAAGATTTTTCTTATCTCGGTGAGCACGCCGGTGTAGGTTGCGGGGTTCGATCTCGGGGTTCTGCCTATCGGGCTCTGATCGACCTTGATGACCTTGTCCAGATTTTCGGTGCCGATGATCTCTCCGTGCGGAGCCGCGCGATTTTTGCTCCGGTTAAGTTTTCTTGACAGGCCATTATAG
This is a stretch of genomic DNA from Candidatus Dadabacteria bacterium. It encodes these proteins:
- a CDS encoding 3'(2'),5'-bisphosphate nucleotidase; this encodes MGFEFEKKVGLEAVTKTAKVCARMSGKPEFREALYKTDGSPVTLADFFVQALINEKLTAAFPEIPIVAEETSFCLEGSCGEKLRRHLEKLLPEKSPDEIFRAIDRGNHGDGNHGRFWTLDPIDGTRGLLAKRQYAIALALIEDGEVVLGILGCPELGPDRSNGTGGKKGVVFFAEKGQGSCQFGLWGSPQTRISVSSVEKASDSVMCESVEAPDSSYEFSGKIARFLDISTKPVRMDSQCKYAVLARGDTSIYLRPPPRKDYKENIWDHAAGYIIVREAGGTVTDSAGKPLDFSVGKKLLENKGILATNGAVHEAVLQAVRKTVSR
- a CDS encoding undecaprenyl-diphosphate phosphatase, which encodes MEIAQSIVLGLIQGITEFFPVSSTAHLFLVPWLFSWQDQGLPFTVALHVGSLFAILYCFRGELALIIRDFLCGLRSFSFEGRQHGKTGVYLVIATLPAVAAGFLFEGYASGALRDPVLVAAFLLGFGVLLYISDRKTTASKTLSDMNLADALFFGVAQAFAILPGASRAGVTITGGLFRNYKREEAARFSFLLAIPVIVAAGVFEIRHLGYADMFRWSFVLGVATSFISALFAIRFLLGYVRTRSFTLFVIYRVVLSVVIIAVYSWA